The proteins below are encoded in one region of Paenisporosarcina cavernae:
- a CDS encoding YbfB/YjiJ family MFS transporter, whose protein sequence is MNKPLLLVIGGVFSLFIAMSIGRFAYTPILPFMQEEKEFSTIFAGYLASSNYAGYLVGAIIGSLFPIQQNRSLLLRISIAVSIGLTIAMGLTDHTALWVVFRFVSGVASAFVFVLTSSIVLDQLAAKGKMGLVGVMYGGVGLGIFVSSLLVPFLVTTYGSDGTWIGLGILALIVSTIVFLFVNEDRSLPAISQKTTKKKKPSVKKWLPWLLIAYGLEGLGYIVTGTFIVAIAEQTPIFHGNGTSVWLLVGLAAIPSCVVWAYYGNRFGWMTSFFVLLLIQSIGIALPAFSSSIVSFYISALLFGATFMGVTTLVAAYARGKLPHASARILAILTITYALGQMVGPSIAGIVTDASGDYHLALYGAAIAVFLGALFVIPLMAQEREEKSAASESNV, encoded by the coding sequence ATGAACAAACCCTTGTTACTCGTTATTGGAGGAGTATTTTCTCTTTTTATTGCCATGAGTATTGGCCGCTTTGCATATACGCCTATCCTTCCCTTCATGCAGGAGGAGAAAGAGTTTTCGACTATTTTCGCGGGGTATTTAGCATCTAGTAATTATGCCGGTTATTTGGTCGGGGCGATTATTGGTAGTTTGTTCCCGATTCAACAAAATCGGAGCTTGTTGCTTCGAATTAGTATAGCCGTGAGTATCGGGTTGACGATTGCGATGGGACTGACGGATCACACAGCGCTATGGGTTGTTTTTCGTTTTGTTTCCGGGGTGGCCAGCGCATTTGTCTTCGTGTTAACGTCGAGTATCGTGCTCGATCAACTAGCTGCCAAAGGAAAAATGGGGTTAGTTGGAGTGATGTACGGTGGTGTTGGTTTAGGCATTTTTGTTTCTTCTCTTCTTGTGCCTTTTCTTGTAACGACGTATGGGAGTGATGGAACTTGGATTGGTCTTGGAATTCTGGCTCTGATCGTTAGTACGATTGTGTTTCTTTTTGTGAATGAAGACAGGAGCCTTCCAGCGATTTCACAAAAAACGACCAAAAAAAAGAAGCCATCTGTTAAAAAATGGCTTCCTTGGTTACTCATTGCTTACGGATTAGAGGGGCTCGGATATATCGTAACAGGAACGTTTATCGTAGCAATTGCGGAACAAACGCCAATCTTCCATGGAAATGGGACGAGTGTTTGGCTCTTGGTCGGCCTAGCCGCTATTCCTTCTTGCGTTGTATGGGCTTATTACGGCAATCGATTTGGATGGATGACATCATTTTTTGTACTTCTACTCATCCAATCCATCGGAATTGCACTTCCTGCCTTCTCTTCATCCATTGTTAGTTTTTACATTAGTGCACTTTTATTTGGTGCGACGTTTATGGGTGTTACTACCCTTGTTGCCGCTTATGCGAGAGGAAAACTTCCCCATGCAAGCGCACGTATTCTAGCTATTTTAACGATTACGTACGCTTTAGGGCAAATGGTTGGACCGAGTATAGCTGGCATTGTCACAGATGCAAGCGGAGATTATCATTTAGCTCTGTATGGTGCAGCAATTGCCGTGTTTCTTGGCGCATTATTTGTCATCCCGCTGATGGCTCAGGAAAGAGAAGAAAAGTCCGCTGCTTCGGAAAGTAACGTATAA
- a CDS encoding DUF5667 domain-containing protein: MSKLSWKYSFAILIAIFTIGSTTSAFANTDAAAEEEVVEPALIPGDFFYFLKELKESIQLALTFDDLKEAELLNEFAAERIAEAEALYDAGEEEKAVETLEAAIEQYTDAFDQLEQGTEVSEDGSSEQTSSDEVVNEESTTDEEAVQETDSTEEVTENTDTTEETPAEDVELTPEEKLIAKFSQNIVALQAALEKVGSEQASESLTKNIEKAQKKLEKKMSKKLAKLLAQENEEDSTEAEDTESTTEENGTVDEKPADEVVAEEVTTETTDSSENTESAETNSSATVSGTDSSTVKVEPEKDKEKQATAPTTEHKNVQKEGKKQEKSEVKESKKQEKAEVKETKKQEKADEKDEKESIRETKKEDKEDKEDKEDKSESKASEKRDNEKDKKESNDHGKD, from the coding sequence ATGAGTAAATTATCTTGGAAGTATAGTTTTGCAATTTTAATTGCCATCTTCACAATAGGATCTACAACATCCGCTTTTGCAAACACAGACGCAGCGGCGGAGGAAGAAGTGGTAGAACCAGCACTTATACCTGGTGACTTCTTTTACTTCCTAAAGGAGCTAAAAGAATCTATTCAATTAGCACTAACGTTTGATGATTTAAAAGAAGCCGAACTATTAAATGAGTTTGCTGCTGAACGGATCGCGGAAGCCGAGGCTCTATACGATGCGGGTGAAGAAGAAAAAGCGGTAGAAACGTTAGAAGCGGCTATCGAGCAATACACAGACGCATTTGATCAACTGGAGCAAGGAACGGAAGTCTCTGAAGATGGCTCATCAGAACAAACAAGTTCGGATGAAGTTGTAAATGAAGAATCGACCACTGATGAGGAAGCTGTTCAAGAAACAGATTCCACAGAAGAAGTCACTGAAAATACCGATACGACAGAAGAAACTCCTGCTGAGGACGTAGAATTAACACCAGAAGAAAAACTTATAGCAAAATTTTCTCAAAATATTGTAGCGTTGCAAGCTGCTCTTGAAAAAGTAGGAAGTGAACAAGCTAGCGAATCTTTAACGAAAAATATTGAAAAAGCACAAAAGAAATTAGAAAAGAAGATGTCAAAAAAATTGGCAAAACTGCTTGCTCAAGAAAATGAAGAAGACTCGACAGAGGCAGAAGATACAGAATCTACCACAGAAGAAAATGGAACAGTAGATGAAAAACCTGCCGATGAAGTTGTAGCGGAAGAAGTGACTACAGAAACGACGGATTCTAGTGAGAATACTGAGTCTGCAGAAACTAACTCAAGTGCAACTGTAAGCGGTACGGATAGCTCTACAGTGAAAGTTGAACCCGAAAAGGACAAGGAAAAACAAGCAACAGCACCAACAACTGAACACAAAAATGTACAAAAAGAAGGAAAGAAACAAGAAAAGTCAGAAGTAAAAGAATCGAAGAAGCAAGAAAAAGCAGAAGTGAAAGAAACGAAGAAACAAGAAAAAGCAGACGAGAAAGATGAAAAAGAATCTATACGTGAAACGAAAAAAGAAGATAAAGAAGATAAAGAAGATAAAGAAGATAAATCTGAAAGCAAAGCATCGGAAAAAAGAGACAATGAGAAAGATAAAAAAGAATCCAACGACCACGGGAAAGATTAA
- a CDS encoding GNAT family N-acetyltransferase, protein MRLVEPTADWKEEHIAYIEEWPDEEKVVPWSLDLRQYESFEEFMEKFPAGKTGGEGWVRNASYYLVNEENRIVAMINLRFGLNDFLRNVGGNVGYGVRPSERKKGYGSKILRESLKICKEEGLDHVLITCDKDNLGSAGVILNNGGVEDSPFVEESGNVKRRFWIDTKN, encoded by the coding sequence ATGCGTTTAGTGGAACCAACGGCTGATTGGAAAGAGGAACATATCGCTTACATAGAAGAGTGGCCAGATGAGGAGAAGGTTGTGCCGTGGAGTTTGGATTTGCGTCAGTATGAGAGTTTCGAGGAGTTTATGGAGAAATTCCCTGCAGGAAAAACTGGCGGTGAAGGTTGGGTTCGGAATGCTAGTTATTATTTGGTGAATGAAGAAAACCGAATCGTGGCGATGATCAATTTGCGTTTTGGTTTAAATGATTTCTTACGTAATGTTGGCGGAAATGTCGGATATGGTGTTCGACCTTCCGAACGGAAAAAGGGCTATGGTTCAAAAATTCTCCGCGAGTCTTTGAAGATTTGTAAAGAAGAAGGGTTGGACCATGTACTCATTACTTGCGACAAAGACAATCTCGGTTCAGCTGGCGTCATCTTAAATAATGGTGGTGTGGAGGATTCTCCTTTTGTCGAGGAATCAGGCAATGTAAAACGCCGCTTTTGGATCGATACTAAAAACTAA
- a CDS encoding LLM class flavin-dependent oxidoreductase, with protein sequence MHSIPLSILDLVSVREGHSNKDAIQDMTGLAKHAEKLGFTRYWLTEHHNMPSVISSATSLLIGHVLQHTDSIRVGSGGVMLPNHTPLVVAEQFGTLATIYGDRVDLGLGRAPGTDMQTARALRRTSQETTFSFPQDVVELQQYFKPLDQQGMVRAFPGTDTNVPTYILGSSTSSAILAARLGLPYAFAAHFAPTHLQDAVAIYREQFQPSEYLKEPYVIVCVNAVVTESNEQADFLATSSTLFYLNVVRRTEEFLKPPVESLDGLWSPFEERAVKDMSTYTLRGDVETVRSQLLAMKKAIHFDELMAVSYIYDQEKRKKSYTLLSEAADFSSLS encoded by the coding sequence ATGCATTCAATTCCACTATCTATATTAGATTTAGTGTCAGTTCGAGAAGGACACTCCAATAAAGATGCGATTCAAGATATGACGGGACTCGCAAAACATGCGGAAAAATTAGGCTTCACACGATACTGGCTAACAGAACATCATAATATGCCATCGGTTATTAGTTCCGCTACTTCTCTTTTAATCGGTCATGTTTTACAGCATACGGATTCCATCCGAGTTGGTTCTGGAGGCGTCATGCTACCGAATCATACGCCATTAGTGGTAGCAGAACAATTTGGTACATTGGCGACCATTTATGGAGACCGTGTGGATTTAGGTCTCGGTCGTGCGCCAGGAACCGATATGCAAACAGCTCGTGCGCTTCGGAGAACATCACAAGAGACGACTTTTTCATTCCCACAAGACGTCGTGGAACTACAACAATACTTCAAGCCACTAGACCAACAAGGTATGGTGCGTGCATTTCCTGGTACAGACACAAATGTCCCCACGTATATTTTGGGATCCAGTACATCCAGTGCCATTTTAGCCGCACGCCTGGGCTTGCCATATGCCTTTGCCGCACATTTTGCTCCGACACATCTACAAGATGCGGTAGCAATTTACCGAGAACAATTTCAGCCTTCTGAGTACTTAAAGGAACCGTATGTCATTGTTTGTGTGAACGCTGTCGTTACGGAATCGAACGAACAAGCGGATTTCTTAGCAACCTCGAGTACGTTGTTTTACTTAAATGTCGTGCGCAGAACGGAAGAATTTTTAAAGCCGCCTGTTGAATCGCTAGATGGACTATGGTCACCATTTGAAGAACGAGCTGTGAAAGATATGTCGACATACACACTACGTGGTGACGTAGAAACAGTGCGTAGTCAGCTTTTGGCAATGAAAAAAGCCATCCACTTTGATGAGTTGATGGCAGTCTCCTATATTTATGATCAAGAGAAGCGGAAAAAATCTTATACGTTACTTTCCGAAGCAGCGGACTTTTCTTCTCTTTCCTGA